In Methanoregula sp., a single genomic region encodes these proteins:
- a CDS encoding PKD domain-containing protein gives MGTIYDEQIIKRGSVVPIPPVANFIATPISGIRPLSVTFNDTSTNAPASWLWTFGDGTNATVQHPVHTYTSAGNYTVSLNVTNGDGANISIKEKYISVFNPPPTTIPTTTATTTVTTKPTSTKPTPD, from the coding sequence ATGGGTACGATCTATGATGAACAGATTATAAAAAGGGGGTCTGTTGTACCCATACCCCCCGTCGCCAACTTCATTGCAACGCCGATATCCGGAATCAGGCCGCTGAGCGTCACGTTCAACGACACATCCACCAATGCACCGGCAAGCTGGCTCTGGACATTCGGTGACGGGACCAATGCCACGGTACAACATCCGGTCCACACCTACACCTCCGCAGGGAACTACACGGTCTCGCTGAATGTCACCAACGGGGATGGTGCCAATATTTCAATCAAAGAGAAATATATCTCCGTATTCAACCCTCCCCCGACGACCATCCCGACAACAACCGCAACAACTACAGTTACAACGAAGCCGACATCAACCAAACCGACACCCGACTAA